Below is a genomic region from Deinococcus arcticus.
TTCATGCTGGTCATCGCGCGGGATACGACGCACGCGGCGGCGCTGCTAAAACTGATTGAGTCGGACGCGTTCTTCGGCGGGCGGTACGAGGGCCGAGCCATTCAGGTGGATCACACGGCGGAAGACCTGATGATCGAACGCCTGCTACGCGTCGAGCGTGCGGACGAACCGACCGAGATCGTCATTCACGTGAACATGCTCAAGGAGGGGTGGGATGTCACGAACCTGTACACCATCGTGCCCCTGCGCGCCGCGAACGCCCGCACGCTGATTGAGCAGAGCATCGGGCGCGGGCTGCGCCTCCCGTTCGGGCAGCGTGTGAATCGCCGAATCACCAGCCCTGAAGGGGAGCGGCTGAGAGACCCGCTAGACCGCCTGAGCATCGTGGCACACGACCGCTTCCAGGAGATCGTGGATGAAGCGAACCGCGCGGACAGTCCCGTCCGCCTGATGGAACGGGTGCTGCTCAGCCGAGAGGGGCAGGTACAGGCCACGCAGACCGTCGTGTCGCAGCCGGGCATCCTGGGAGCACTGGGCATGATCACCCCCGCCACCGAGGGCAAGCCAGGCGCAGACGGAACGGCCACCGGGGCCGGGTCGGTGCCGGGCAGTGCGCCCGCCCCGATGTTCACGACCCCGCAGGCGCAGCAGATCGCGCAGGCCACGTACCAGGCGGCGCAACTTTTCAGCCGCCAGGTCGCCCGTGTTCCGAACGCCGAGGCCCTCCTGAAACCGGAGGTGCAGGAGGCACTCGTGCAGGCCGTCGAGACCCAGCTGGCGCAGCAGGCGAGCACGCAGCCCACCCTGCTGGAAGCTCCCACGCAGGCAGCGCAGCCCACCGTCGACGTGGCGACCGTCGTGCGGCAGGCGACCGAGCAGATCGTCGGTCAGACCATCAGCATCCCGCGCATCACGGTTACGCCCGTCGGCGAGGCCCACACGGTCTTCCAGCCGTTCACGCTGGACCTGAGTGACGTGAGACTTCAGCCAGGTTCGAAAACCCTGATCGTGCAGGCCCTGAACGATAACTCCCGCGAACGCCTCGGCCTCCAGAAATACGAGGGAATCGTGGATCAGCGCGTGCAGGACAGCGTTGTCAGCGTCCTGATGGACAACCCGGAAGTCAGTTACGAACAGAATGCAGACGTCCTGTACGACCTCGCCGAGCAGGTCGTGGCGCACTTCCACGCCCAGGATTTCAGCGACGCCGACATCCGCGAAATCTTGGGCACCTACCGCCGCACCCTGTCCAACCTCCTGTTCCAGCAGATGCAGGCCCATCAGCACATTCCAGAGGTGACGTACACGCGGGAAGTCCGCCAGGGCTTCACGGCCCTGCGGCCCAGCACCCTGACCGTCGGGCGCGGCGGCATCATCACCAATCCCGCCCAGACGCCCCCGAACGGCGCACGCATTGAAACGTGCCTGTACCGGGGCTTCACGCGCAGCCTGTACCCGGATGTGAAATTCCACTCCGACCCGGAACGCCGACTGGCCTTGATCCTCGACCGGGAATCCAAGAAGTGGTTCCGACCCGTGCTGGGGCAGTTCCAGATCTACTACCATTTTGAGCACCAGTCCCACCAGTA
It encodes:
- a CDS encoding DEAD/DEAH box helicase family protein, producing the protein MVLPNGRRVREIADRLSLRAPQREALERLDVLLGAGLPPKNADAEALAGWAARVSERLPAGHSFSDFEREFMSLAFALATGVGKTRLMGAMVAYLHLVHSVNNFFVLAPNLTIYNKLIGDFQADNPKYVLRGLQAFQIDPPVIVTGDNYEAAETSGSRLFGKVVINVFNVSKINSEVRGGREPRIRKPHENLEMGRSYFEYLQNLPDLVMLMDESHRYRASAGVRAINELQPRLGLELTATPFVESTRGPVAFRNVVMDYTLARAIADGFVKVPAVVTREDFHPERFSAEALEQLKLEDGVRLHENVKAELAVYALESGLGRVKPFMLVIARDTTHAAALLKLIESDAFFGGRYEGRAIQVDHTAEDLMIERLLRVERADEPTEIVIHVNMLKEGWDVTNLYTIVPLRAANARTLIEQSIGRGLRLPFGQRVNRRITSPEGERLRDPLDRLSIVAHDRFQEIVDEANRADSPVRLMERVLLSREGQVQATQTVVSQPGILGALGMITPATEGKPGADGTATGAGSVPGSAPAPMFTTPQAQQIAQATYQAAQLFSRQVARVPNAEALLKPEVQEALVQAVETQLAQQASTQPTLLEAPTQAAQPTVDVATVVRQATEQIVGQTISIPRITVTPVGEAHTVFQPFTLDLSDVRLQPGSKTLIVQALNDNSRERLGLQKYEGIVDQRVQDSVVSVLMDNPEVSYEQNADVLYDLAEQVVAHFHAQDFSDADIREILGTYRRTLSNLLFQQMQAHQHIPEVTYTREVRQGFTALRPSTLTVGRGGIITNPAQTPPNGARIETCLYRGFTRSLYPDVKFHSDPERRLALILDRESKKWFRPVLGQFQIYYHFEHQSHQYQPDFVAETADELLLLEVKAREEINTPSVQAKARAALEWCQEATRHAQQSGGKPWRYAILAAEDITAASTLKGLLDHAAVSA